A genomic segment from Takifugu rubripes chromosome 20, fTakRub1.2, whole genome shotgun sequence encodes:
- the LOC101071159 gene encoding signal-transducing adaptor protein 1-like gives MMATRTARQRSQLPHCYYEGFLEKRSFKDKTSRKLWACLCGKTLFFFNDKKDTNYIEALDLGGLISVTDDSSPDRNLDAARLNLQMKDGNIKLTVPSAEARELWKGFIHSITELSVPSSVNLLPGQIQTLKEAIEQEKVRMQSLPAPSSDPYVSPRTHLPMCYHNVSRLEAMILLERESKRGNLLLRPGTNGNTFAVTTRQDMDGSIFKHYRVTREHDGSFVIDVENPIPCATLHDVVTFLVEKTEGVLIPLILEEAYEKSISFVWSDNENGEKSVQQAPVNPVPPTVPPKPVPLRLPAPEAAPVSPEDEPIYLNDTLTEFEDKTEDVSASLQPLTEKNTSRKALMPPTPAPRKLSSASSVDSPSSSSPASTSDTNVRTRVNSDTFGRIPLATISELKLKLEKKAQCQD, from the exons ACGTCTCGAAAACTGTGggcgtgtttgtgtggaaaAACACTTTTCTTCTTCAATGACAAGAAAGACACCAAC TACATAGAGGCTCTGGATCTGGGAGGACTGATCTCGGTAACGGACGACAGCAGTCCTGATCGGAATTTGGACGCAGCCCGACTGAACCTCCAGATGAAGGATGGAAACATCAAACTCACT GTCCCGAGTGCGGAGGCCCGCGAGCTGTGGAAGGGTTTCATCCACTCCATCACTGAG ctGTCCGTACCGTCCTCCGTCAACCTGCTCCCAGGTCAGATCCAGACTCTGAAAGAGGCTATTGAGCAGGAAAAAGTGAGGATGCAATCACTTCCTGCGCCCAGCTCCGACCCGTACGTCAGCCCCCGGACCCACCTGCCCAT GTGTTACCACAATGTTTCCCGTCTGGAAGCGATGATCCTGCTCGAGAGGGAGTCCAAGAGAGGCAACCTGCTGCTGAGGCCGGGCACCAATGGAAACACCTTCGCTGTCACCACCAGACAGGACATGGACGG CTCCATTTTCAAGCATTACCGCGTGACCCGCGAGCACGACGGGAGCTTCGTCATCGATGTGGAAAATCCC ATCCCCTGTGCCACACTACATGACGTCGTCACTTTTTTAGTAGAGAAAACAGAAGGTGTCCTGATCCCCCTCATCCTCGAAGAGGCGTACGAGAAGAGCATCT cttttgTTTGGTCGGATAATGAAAATGGAGAGAAGAGCGTTCAGCAGGCGCCCGTCAACCCTGTCCCGCCAACCGTGCCCCCCAAACCAG TCCCTTTAAGGCTGCCAGCTCCTGAGGCGGCGCCGGTATCGCCCGAGGACGAGCCCATATACCTGAACGACACCT TGACAGAGTTTGAAGACAAGACGGAGGACGTTTCTGCCTCTCTGCAGCCAC tcacagagaaaaacacctcTAGGAAAGCCTTGATGCCTCCCACTCCCGCTCCTCGTAAACTGTCCAGCGCATCATCAGTCGACTCgccatcttcctcttccccaGCGTCCACAAGCGACACGAACGTGAGGACGAGGGTCAACTCGGACACTTTTGGAAGGA TTCCCTTGGCGACAATATCGGAGCTGAAACttaagctggagaaaaaggcGCAGTGTCAAGACTGA